One genomic segment of Pseudoalteromonas sp. GCY includes these proteins:
- a CDS encoding metallophosphoesterase: MRIIIAIATLNLIACSSTFAVQQTNTKVLGAYSMFAPSTTEAPNIYARVVVDGVLSDANQCPSLLFGKKSMPMQLRAMRPNQTHFPVTVCEAKISPNTAYTISGSQFSLAPVTFDPNKIAVFGDTGCKSSVCENNSAAEPFKTLAEQGAKQQPQLLLHMGDFNYRGTGGAISGDTYAYDAGDGGYGGTSCGLNDTYYSQNALNSPRPDTWSNWQADFFAATTDLSATAPWIFARGNHELCSRAGIGWFYFFGPGANLPDAIEQQQCPTQGDYNQPPQSASAHIIVQNSYTINLKPLSVWVMDSANACDASADNGLTKVYQQQYQRLNVRSELLKAKPMWIMSHRPIWGVEDPTTKDTLNVMLQTALKNTRQGKLPEHVTLSLAGHMHIYQSSTFAASTARPPQIVVGNSGVSLSDTNAFSEFDYALDNQNALVNEQGKFGFLSIKLGKDGAWQGEFLDESGTAFLTCNSETTDKQAVCRAK; this comes from the coding sequence ATGCGCATCATCATCGCCATTGCGACGCTCAATTTAATTGCTTGTAGCAGCACGTTTGCAGTCCAACAAACGAATACCAAAGTATTAGGCGCTTACTCAATGTTCGCGCCTTCCACTACTGAAGCCCCAAATATCTACGCGCGCGTCGTTGTTGACGGCGTGCTCAGCGACGCCAATCAATGCCCAAGCTTGCTCTTTGGTAAAAAATCCATGCCGATGCAGTTGCGAGCAATGCGTCCGAACCAAACACACTTTCCGGTCACTGTATGCGAGGCAAAAATCTCCCCAAACACGGCTTATACCATCAGTGGTAGCCAGTTCTCGTTAGCGCCCGTGACATTCGATCCGAATAAAATTGCGGTTTTTGGCGATACCGGCTGCAAGTCATCAGTTTGCGAAAACAACTCTGCCGCCGAGCCGTTTAAAACCCTCGCAGAGCAAGGGGCAAAGCAACAACCGCAATTGTTGCTCCATATGGGGGATTTCAACTATCGAGGCACCGGTGGTGCGATTTCCGGTGATACCTATGCTTATGACGCAGGCGATGGTGGATATGGCGGTACTAGCTGCGGTCTCAACGATACCTACTACAGTCAAAACGCGTTAAATAGCCCAAGACCAGATACATGGAGCAACTGGCAAGCCGACTTTTTTGCCGCAACAACGGATCTTTCAGCAACCGCACCATGGATTTTTGCACGAGGCAATCATGAACTTTGTAGCCGCGCAGGAATTGGCTGGTTTTACTTTTTTGGCCCGGGAGCCAACCTTCCTGATGCCATTGAGCAACAGCAATGTCCTACACAGGGGGATTATAATCAACCGCCACAATCTGCAAGTGCCCATATCATTGTGCAAAACTCCTACACCATCAACTTAAAACCGCTCAGTGTTTGGGTAATGGATAGCGCTAATGCCTGTGATGCCAGTGCAGACAATGGCCTAACAAAAGTCTACCAACAGCAATATCAACGACTTAATGTCAGAAGCGAACTACTCAAAGCCAAACCCATGTGGATTATGAGCCACAGACCCATCTGGGGCGTTGAAGACCCGACAACCAAAGACACACTAAACGTGATGTTGCAAACCGCGCTGAAGAACACCAGACAAGGTAAATTGCCTGAACACGTGACTTTATCACTCGCTGGACATATGCATATTTATCAGTCTTCAACCTTTGCCGCCAGTACCGCTCGTCCTCCGCAAATCGTTGTCGGTAATAGCGGCGTCAGCCTCAGTGATACCAATGCCTTTAGCGAATTTGATTATGCACTTGATAACCAAAACGCACTCGTTAATGAGCAAGGTAAGTTTGGCTTTTTATCAATTAAGCTTGGCAAAGATGGTGCGTGGCAAGGAGAGTTTTTGGATGAAAGTGGTACCGCTTTTTTAACCTGCAACAGCGAAACCACAGATAAACAAGCGGTATGTCGCGCGAAGTAA